Part of the Chloracidobacterium thermophilum B genome is shown below.
TCCAAAGGCGGTCGAGCCAGGCTTCCCAGTCGGCTTCCGGTTGCGCCTTGGGGCGGTCAAACAGCAGGTGGGCGACGTTCTTTGTCTGCGCCCACAGCCTGACTTCCGTTTCTGCCGTGGCGGCCGTCACCACCACGGCGCGAATCACCGGCCGGATGACCCTGGCTGCCAGCGCCGGGGCTTCCTGCCCGTGCAACTGGACGAAATCACAACCGATGTGCGTTGCGACGGCATTGATGGCGTCAGCAGGCGCATCCTGAAACACGGCGACGGTCTCGGCACGTCCCTGGACGGCTGCGGCAATGGCACGCGCGGTTTCCACTTCCACACGCCGTACGCTGGAAGGGGCAAAGATCAGCCCCAGCAGGTCAGCGCCGGCAGCCACGGCCGCCTCGGCATCGGCAGGGCACGTGACACCGCAGATTTTGATGCGGGTGCGCGCTGACGGCATCGCTGACAGCATCCGGCGGTATCAGTTCCCACGCCGCAGCGCCAGCAGGCGCGGCAGCCGCTGCGTGCCGCCATAGCCGGGAATGAGATGCAGCCGGATTTCGGGCTGCCCAAAGATGGCCGTCGGCTCGCTTACCGTGTAGTGGCAGGCCATCTGAAACTCATTGCCGCCGCCCAGTGCCACGCCATTGACGGCTGCAATCACCGGCTTGTGCATCCGCTCGATTTTGCCGAAAGCCAGGTGGGCGTTGTTGGGCAGGGGCAGGGCTTCCGCCACGGTTTTGAAGTCAAGCAACTGCTTGACATCGGCCCCGGCCACAAACGAGCGCGTGCCCTCACCGGTGAAGATGACCACCTTCACGTCCTCGCGGCGTTCAAGGTGCTCGATGACCGTAATGAGTTCATCCAGCGCCCGTTCGTTGAGCGCATTGACCGGCGGGTTGGTAATCGTGGCCAGCGCGATCCGTTGGGCCGGTTGTCCGGCCTTGGGCGGCACCACGTCGAAGTACTGCACACGCACGTAACGATAGGTCTCAAACACGCGGCTTTCTTCGCGCAGGCGTGCCTTTTCGCGCCAGGCTTTGATTTTGTCCGCAAGGTCAGCGAGCACTTCGGGGTTGCGCAGCGTCGTGGTGTCGCCCAGCGGCTCGCCAAAGAGCAGGTTCTTGAGGAAACGCCGCATGTACTTGCCGCTGCGCGTTTCAGGAAACGCCGTGACCGGGATGTAGTCCGACGGAACAGCCGTCAGCCCCTTTTCCTGGCGGACAAGTTCCGACAGCCGCCGTTCGTCTTCGGTCGTCAGCTTGCGTCCCGCGGCTGTCAGGATGAAGGCCACCGGCGTCTGTCCCTTCTCGCGGTGGGGCGCGCCGATGACAATGACGTTGCCGACAACAGAGTTGGGGTTGATCTGTTTGTCGCGCAGGATGGCGCCCTCGATTTCTTCCGTGCCCAGGCGATGCCCGCTCACGTTGATGACATCGTCAGAGCGGCCGTGCAGGCTGAAGCTGCCGTCGGCGTACTTGCGTGCAAAATCGCCCTGGGTGTAGGCCAGTGTCCCGGCCCATTTCGTCCAGTACAGCTTCTTGTAACGCTCGAAATCGCCGCGCCAGGCGGGCGTAACAGCCACGGCTTCCCGCCCATTGCCCACGGGGGTCGTCGTCACAGCAAACTTCCCGACATCGCCCCAGACGGTGCGCGCCAGATAGGGGTAGGGCTGCGTGATGACGATTTCCCCTTTTTCCTCGATTTCGGCCGGGCGGTGCCGCCGGACGACGCCCTCGTCATCCGTTTCCTCGGCCACCCACACATCCCCCATCACCCACGGCAGCGGATAGGTGTGGGCGTCGGGGCGCAGGGGAAAGTCCTCATTGGCGTAAAAGTGCGTCCAGACGATGCCGCCGTGCTCCGTGGCCCAGTAGGAGTTGATGTACTGCCGGCAGAGCAGGTCCATGCCGAACTGCTGTACGGCAGGCGAAGTCGGCTCGGCACAGAACGTCGCCACGTGCAGCGAGGAAACGTCATACCGCTCGACATCGGCGCGGTTCTGGGCATCGCTCATGATGGCCTTGAGGAAGGTCGAGCCGGCCTTGAAGATGTTGACCCGGTAACGCTCGATGATGGAGG
Proteins encoded:
- a CDS encoding phosphoribosylanthranilate isomerase, translating into MLSAMPSARTRIKICGVTCPADAEAAVAAGADLLGLIFAPSSVRRVEVETARAIAAAVQGRAETVAVFQDAPADAINAVATHIGCDFVQLHGQEAPALAARVIRPVIRAVVVTAATAETEVRLWAQTKNVAHLLFDRPKAQPEADWEAWLDRLWKAVSSGTDRFPGSFVAGGLSAENVPEMIRRWRPYGVDVASGVESAPGRKDARRMQAFCQAVRQALEPV
- a CDS encoding AMP-binding protein — translated: MSAPTPQARPVINPIRTRSDWQAQRAACQQDPGAFHGAIARRELHWFDPAHRAWVTYDEAAARWTGYDDATGAPVTPDLPPDFSPWKRAFDDSEAPFYRWFAGAWTNACFNEVDRHVLAGHGEEVAFYFEGDRWDQSLDEGRGGPVVSFAVTRKQLLLETVKAAMVLQKLGLRAGDRIAINLPNIMEQIYFTEAAKRLGVIYTPVFGGFSAKTLSDRIHDSGARVVITSDGGYRNAQIVPYKEAYTDKALDDYVPVADVLDIVHNTLELLTEKSTFGWSGEHFHDAVIEHICRAVREAIAGDITVERADAMRGVGVGLSELRLLSAKAKSMIRTAIAKALVTTPARVEAVIVVKHTGQDIVWRPERDHWAHDLLAAASRQLLETARARGLAVETEADLLALPTADFIAVLYAHSRPVPVDAEFPLFFIYTSGSTGKPKGVVHVHGGYVAGIAHTMQIAFDARPGDVMYVIADPGWITGQSYLISAALTTRVTSVVAEGAPVFPNAGRFASIIERYRVNIFKAGSTFLKAIMSDAQNRADVERYDVSSLHVATFCAEPTSPAVQQFGMDLLCRQYINSYWATEHGGIVWTHFYANEDFPLRPDAHTYPLPWVMGDVWVAEETDDEGVVRRHRPAEIEEKGEIVITQPYPYLARTVWGDVGKFAVTTTPVGNGREAVAVTPAWRGDFERYKKLYWTKWAGTLAYTQGDFARKYADGSFSLHGRSDDVINVSGHRLGTEEIEGAILRDKQINPNSVVGNVIVIGAPHREKGQTPVAFILTAAGRKLTTEDERRLSELVRQEKGLTAVPSDYIPVTAFPETRSGKYMRRFLKNLLFGEPLGDTTTLRNPEVLADLADKIKAWREKARLREESRVFETYRYVRVQYFDVVPPKAGQPAQRIALATITNPPVNALNERALDELITVIEHLERREDVKVVIFTGEGTRSFVAGADVKQLLDFKTVAEALPLPNNAHLAFGKIERMHKPVIAAVNGVALGGGNEFQMACHYTVSEPTAIFGQPEIRLHLIPGYGGTQRLPRLLALRRGN